TGATCACTAAGGTATGCCACAAGATATTTGCAGCTCTGTAGACGCGTGTACGCTTAACTTCAtaattgcttcctgttggtttaTCGGCCTAAAACTACAAGCTTTAGTCTGAGCAGCCTTTTTCCGCCTGGCGCTAGTGTTTGACATGACTCCAATTCAATAGCATGAGGTTATCTTTGAATGGTAAAATGTGCATGAGAGAAAATATTCCTTTAGAAAAAGTGCAAGGGACATGTGTCCCCTCAAATTACATCCATGGTCACATAAGGATTGcggatgatgggcaaaattacCCATaatagtgcagttcccttttaaatggGACCTTTTATTTAAAGCCAATTTTTCTCACCTACTGGTACCTGTTTTTGCGTATTTCATTTGAAATCATACCTTGCAGGCATGGCgaagatatttaaaaaacaatcttGCAGTCTTTCATACTTCCTCTAAATAAGCCGTTTGAAATGGcccaatttggaaaaaaatttccAAGTGTAATGTCATCGGATATCTCCATAAATGGTAGAAATGTATCCAAAGTACTTTGTgcgagtctgccattgtagtccgacactgtagtcaataagctccttctttttctctgtccTCTGTGGGGCAGACTGACTTGTACATACACATGCATCTTCCAGCGTATAGtttgaacttatatctgtcaatagactTGATATTGTCACGCCCCAAGCGCAATCCTTCATGCCATCTGCTGCAAGCTCTGCCGGCAGTTCCCGCGCCTGGGAGACGCCCGTGCTCACGCTTCCCGCATTGCGGCCACATGCCTGCACAGCTGCAGGCAATCAGCAATCAGCGCGCTTGTTTAAGGGATTATATTATAGTACCTCAGTTTTGGTTGATAATCTCTAACAAAAAGTCAGACAAAAAACGAATCGTACGAAAACCAAACCAACTTTTCCTAAATGTAAACACATTTCATGTAGACTAAttgtagttttacatgcagaaaacagtATGATGAATTAAATCTCTTTTATTTAAGACAGTTGTTGGCGAAAAAACTGACTATTTGTTATGCGCAGTGTTTAACTACATGACAAATGACACGGTGTAGGAAAACCAGGGCGAAAACCGAATCATACGAAACATGGGGCATACAAAAACCGAGGTGTCACTGTAATTTACATTTTACCTTCCACCTGACGCACATAGCCTTACCAGTTAATCGTTCGAGTATAGATAAATATGATATTTTTGGGGCGTCCGCCTTATGTGGGCCATGTCAAAAGCTGTATGTTTCAGTTGGATTTAGGTCCGAATTCTGGTTCTTTTTTAGCTTTTGAAGTCTTTGTACCAAAATAAACTGCTATTTGCTAACGTTACAAGTTGCCACTTGTATGAAATAAAATTGTGACATGCGAAGTAAAGCCTGAAGACGGTTCTGACTCTGCTGAACTCTGTTGATGATCAACAAAGAGGAGCCACACCTCCATCACTTGATCGCTGCTTCACATTTAGACTGCAGCTTTAAAAGGCTGGATGACTTCCTATTGGACACACTTCTCCTTTTTCCTCGCAGTCAAGTGATTTCCTGGCTTCACTTTCACTCGGCGTATGGAAATGGAGGACCAAATGGAGAGCCAGAAGAGACGGGAGGCCAGCAAAGACACTTTAATATGTAATCCTTGCTTCCTTTTTCTATGTTGTGTGATGTTGTGTGATAGTGCTGTTTGTTATAGCTGTGGTGAACAAATATTGTTCTGTTCTCTGCTTGAAGTGTGTATTTGTACCTTCACCTGTGCAGGTGACGCTGCAGGGTAGTCGTCATAGGGACACCGTGACATACAGAGTCCCAATAGCATGTGACTGGGAGTGTCTCTGTGTCAATATCCATGGGGCTTGTTTTTCTATGATTAATATGCTTCTAAACTTCAAAataacctttttatttttttaaataatactgaGTTATGCTATGGTTCTTtactatacatactgtatataatgtggAGACGTGTTTACTTTAATTTGATCAAATtgaatgtgtttttaaaaagaaatacaacaaataATGAGATGCAAGGTATGATGTACTGGATCATGATTTTTAATACATGGTATAACATACTACATGGTATAAAAATAGTAGCAGTACTAAATCTTCTTCATTTCAATTGTATTATTAATAGGGAAATAcaattaatacaaaatattattgatcaaataaaaacaagattttacccATAACAACATTGATGCAGTATTTTAATTACTAAGAATAATCTATAATAGGTAGCCattgcgaccccgaagggaataagcggtagaaaatggatagatggatggattgttacaAACAGTGAAGTCTAAACAATAATCTGCATATGTtcaagatacatatatatatatatatatatatatatatatatatatatatatatatatatatatatatatactgtatatatgaataCAATAAAGAATGAATGACCAGTTAATTTACCAGCTAAGCTAATGTTTGTCAACTAGTTGATCTatacaatattaatacaaaaacaataaagaataaaacaataaagtaacaataataaaacatttataaagatatatttgtatgtaatagTGACAtttcaaaattattaaaaataacattattaATAAAAAAGTGAGTATACGTGTAATATGCATTAGTATGTAATATGCAACTCTTAAttcatagaaaataaaaaatgttaataacatgttaataatgaACTAACAAATAAATTACatcttttaaattaattaaaattaagATACATTTTATAAAGTAAAATACTATTTAATTTAAGTAGGTAATATCAAATAGTATTACCATTAAATTGAATACAATAGATTAGATTCaattaaattacattaaattaaatCACAACTCTTGTATTAGATCTTCAAGGTAACTAAAATATGACAAGAAACACATTAAACAATATAGTTGTTTTTTTGGAATTGTAACAAGATCCTTAATTTTAAAGCACATCTACCATATAAGACTCTTAATTAACAGAAAATAAAACCTATTAACgattacaaacatatatatatgtagacacataaaccatataaaaataagataaatacaaAGCACAAATATATAAGAAATGACATAGTCAGTGCTCCTATATTGTCATCAGCTTAACTTTGATTTCTCTCTTAGTGATTCCGCTCAGTCATGTGAAGAAGTGTTGCAATGGGTCTGTGAGATATGTAATCATGTTCCCTCTTTACtgccacaataaaaaaataaaaacttcacTTCTTCCACAGGAAACTGACAGTCTTGTGGTTTGACCGCAAAGACAATAATGGTGATTATGCGCGGTAAAAAGGCACATGATAAAAGGCCAGGAAAATTGATACTTTGTGCTTGtcacagggtatctgcaggtttcagcaagtcaaatttaagactttttaagacctttttaatgccaccttgaatgaaatttaagaccaaaagaaataataaaaaatctataaatataagcgatggttggggatcccactgtactacaacctcaatgacaatcagtcaattTAACTTTTTGCATGTTTactaataaacaaactgataagcaccactctgccaaacagcttatcaaaaatcttgagggatccaaaaactttgacatcctaaacaaacaaaccaacaccaacgccagtaaaaacattataaccgaggtgagggtaaaaataaatgacATTTCATTAACATACCGAGTCCCGTTGACTTGGTCGAAGAGCAGGTTTTGGATGTGAGGTGCTAATCCGTGTCTCGTAATATATAGTGTTTTATCCTTTCTGCAGGAAAATGTATTAGCAACCCGAGAATCAGGAAACATCACACGAAAAAGATCGCCAATCCCGTCATTTGAGGTGTAggattgatgtttcaccacagtgtgcaagATCTATAACACCTCGAattttaatgttgctgtcccGCCGAAGATTAGTGTCAGGTCAGTGCTGCTAGCGGCAGTTGTTGCTAGCTGGGGGTGCGTTGGTGCTGGACCCACGCAGAACTGAGAGATGCccggtgtttgtttttgtctctctgccgcgattttatgcttaccacactgcatgtgcgattcgaccgctctaattcccatggtgccaagtttgaaatcccttttacaaagtatgcacctggcctcCTCGGGATTGGCAACAGGCTTAAGCCAGCTTTTAAACCGGTTGTCCTCCAGCCACCGCTCGTAAGACTGAAAGGCGGGACGCGAAGAAGAAAGGAAGGAGTCTGCGCGCGACCCGACTATGCGCGCGACTgacactgaaatcactcacttttactcaaagacgtgccgtaTTACTCAAAAATGTgcccagaaaaaaataaaaacgggcccgacaatttaagaccattgcgtactgaatttaagaccatcttaggaatttctaataaatgtaatactttttaaggccttaattttggacacatgaatttaagactttttaagactttttaagaatCCGCGGATACCCTGTGTCAGAATCCGAATCCGAATCCGAATCAGGCCAAGTATACTTGCATATCCAAGGAATTTGTCTTCGGCAGTTGTTTGCTCTCTAAACATACAGCAAATAGACAAGTATACATTCACTGAGCAAGCAAGTACTCTAGGTGCATACTTTACAGAAAGACATATACTAGTCATCTATCAACATTACTGTATATACAAGTAAGACTTTACAATATTTAGTGCaaagtacaaatatatacataagagaaagtaaaaatgttgTTAACACCCTTTTAGTTGCTGTTATGTTAGACATACTGTACGTTTAACACTTTGAAGGGTGAAACAGAAAATATCCAGGTGGATTGCGGAGAAAATACAtatgctctgcttcttcctactccttttcggacgtttGATTGTGCAGGTACAAGCATGTGACATACTTTAATGTAAAATAAACCATGCAGTAGAAATGATGTTGCGTATTGACAAACAGGACCTTCCATCGCTTACTTGTTCCATGTATGATCAGAGCAGAGATCATATTGCTTGTGTCAACAGTTTACTGTTGGCCTCGTCTTTTGTCTCAACAACAATGCATTACAGAAGATTACCACATTTTAATTAAACATCATACAGGCATGCCATTGTCCTATTGTCTGTCTGTTGATGTGACGGACAATCCAGCAGTGGAATATTCATTTTATTCCATAACAAACAACAAAACTTGTCGTCTCTCCTTGCAGCTGACCAGACTGGATCCTTGGGATGTGCAGGATGGTTCATCGTCATATTGGTTGGCTTGTTTACAATTTGCCTTTTCCCCATCACTATTTGGTTCTGTCTGAAGGTGGGTTGACTGAAACGTTTGAAACTTGAACTTCTACTCATGCACTTTTCGTCTTGCAGATAGTTCAAGAGTACGAGCGTGCAGTCATCTTCAGACTAGGCCGGATCACAGATAGGAAGGCAAAAGGACCAGGTATACTGTGAAAACATGCTCGGTTTTCTCTGTCCTCATTTAAAGGATTCCCCTGACCAATTCTGCTTTATGTTAGGAATCTTCTTCATTTTACCCTGTACTGATTCGTTTCTCAAAGTGGATTTGAGGACAGTTTCATTTGACATCCCTCCTCAAGaagtaagcttttttttttcatccatgcctatacaaacacaataaagatgtttttttctttttttacaataGGTTTTAAAGAGGTTTAAATGTAATAGTATGTTAATTGTTGTGACTGTACGCtgtttagattagatagtactttatttatttgcaGTGGCGTACATTTCCACTGCATCTATATCTCAGAATTATTCATTAGTTTTAAATGTAATTGAATCAAAATGTAATTCGTTGAATTCAATTGAATTCAAAATGTTGAAATTAAATTCAGTTAAATTAAATTCAATTTAACTGATGatgaaattgaattgaattgaaattgactttattaaattaaTACATGTAAAAATTGTCAAGTTAATAATTCTCAGTGATAAcagttaaaattaaattaaattaaattaaatgtaattaaattaaCGCACCCCTGGGACTCCTAGAGGGACAGGTGGTAatttaattaaatacaattaaattgaAATTCAGTTTAACTGGATGTAATTCATGGTAATTACATGTAATTTAATAtaattgatttaatttaattaatcaaATTGAAATGAACTAATTGGAATTCAGTTGGAATTTGATTTGATACAATGAAATTTAATGGAATTGAATTGTGTTAATAAACAGTGTTAAGTTAATGTTTCtcaattgaaacattttttttatgaaattcaGTTCAATTGAAATCAATGAAATGGATTGAAATGCAATTGTATTGAAGtaaatttaattaaatgaaattgaattaacGTAATGCAGTGAATTAATTTAATTAAATGGAGTTGAAATAATATATTTGATGTAAGTTAATATTTTtcagtgaaattttttttttaaataaaaaaaaaagataaaataaaataaaatagggtaAATCCAAACAAAAACTAAACTAACAGAAACGAAATGAACGAAATGAAACAAAACAGGACAGGACAGGACAAGACAAGACAATACAagacaagacagaaaaaaacaggACCAATCAGAACTAAACTGCGATCTATAAAGTACCGGTAATTTAAATAATaagtcaatgttttttttacccaACAAATTTAATTCAATGTAATTTCTACTTTACAAATGTGTATACAGGGCCAGTCATAAggttggacacactttctcatcttattcaattgaatggtgAGTCAATgaagaaaaaaagtttttggACCCAGAGTCATGTATTGTTGTTGAGCCCAGATTCTGACCAAGGACTCAGTGACAGTGAGCGTGGACGGCGTGGTCTACTTCCGCGTCAGTGACCCCATCGCTTCCGTGGCCAATGTGAGCAACGCTGACTTTGCCACCCGTTTGCTAGCTCAGACCACCCTCAGAAACGTCTTGGGGACCAAGAACCTGGCTGAGGTCCTGTCTGACCGCGAAGGCATTGCTCACAGCATGCAGGTAGATTTTTTTTCACCTGACTGAAATTGACATTTGTGGCACCCCCCATGGCTTGTGTTCAAAATGCTTTGGACTACATGTCGGCATACAGTACACATTGTACAGATATCATTGTTTTATAGTCATTACACAACTGGCCACTTAGTGGCTCAGTCttaagtcaagtcccaagtcctgcattttgagacctttcaagtcattttaaccacaaactaatatatttacacagattgtgtatgcttttaaaatggtgtatttatttattaaaacaagtgctttataaattgcaggaaaaaaatagtgctgacattgcacttcataatagcactattaaaagcctactgaaatgagattttcttatttaaacgggaatagcgggtccattctatgtgtcatacttgatcatttcgcgatattgccatatttttgctgaaaggatttagtagagaaaatcgacgataaagttcgcccattttggtacttcctgaaaaagcctcgcctttaccggaagtcgcagacgatgatgtcacatgttaatggctcctcacatattcacagtgattttaatgggagtctccaacaaaaacagttattcgggcggagaaaacgacaatttccccattaatttgagcgaggatgaaaaatttgtgtttgaggatattgatagcgacggactcgaAAAAaaaattccgatgtttttaaagacatttactacgataattctgggaaatcccttatctttctattgtgttgctagtgttttagtgagttaaatagtacctgatagtcggaaaggtgTTCCACTGCCGTATGTTGACACGCAGTATTTTAGGCGagtcgacggcacaagctcagcttttatccagtaagaactgactttttaaccacaattttctcaccgaaacctgctggttgacatttggtctggatccatgtctgcttgacagcGCTGTGATTCATAGtgaattttcacctccgggaattttaaacaaggaaacaccgtgtgtttgtgtggctaaaggctaaagcttcccaactccatctttcaactgtgacttctccattattaattgaacaaattgcaaaagattcagcaacacagatgtacaaaatactgtgtaattatgccgttaaagcagatgacttttacctttacacttcctaaaaccctgtgacgtcatgcgtacacatcatcattacacgacgttttcaagacgaaactcccgggaaatttaaaattgtaatttagtatattaagaaagccgtattggcatgtgttgcaatgttaatatttcatcattgatgtataaactatcagactgcgtggtgggtagtagtgggtttcagtaggcctttaaccagtcattttaaagatttaactaattcctttacagaataaacatgtttgaaaaaacaagtgcaactgaaCTTATTTGCaccaaagtgttaacattgtatttcaatggcatattgcattgtcaCTAGTTCCACAGCcatttctatcctgttcttaccttgtcttattgatctcatctcatactgaatgtgtgttgatatgtgcgtacacatgaaaaacataacaaatacataaacataacaatgaacagaattatactttttagatgtcagggccctatgcaatatgtacacataatatagtatacattttaactgacctttatttgactatgtttgtctttttgtaggtgggtAAAATACAAGGTgttgctgaccgccgtctaacgttacatttctgtgtgtgatacattgactaacgtaacgttatgtgtaggtacctcatgcaaccctgcttgaaaaaaatcccttgacaaaaagtatgaataaggtagtgaactgcagtggacgcaacagattgtagtgtttgcaaggacgttataaccatagacaacttataagtagacacagcattggctgctgtgacgcgataAATCCGGACGCCATCTTGAAGTattgatgaggagccggcaagcagcctatactgacagttgagaggtagacAACAAAGGTGTTTtttggtgttcagcgttttcctgctcaaatgagcggacggTTGCAAATGGGAAtcaggggattacttttcacaagtaagatttaacattaccctactaatgattgtattttgtgaaaagaatattaccacaaagttgagaaggagcaaagatcttcaatatttgtatgtgaaaatcacaaacaaATATTCTGGGGACGGATGACGCTCCTACAGGTATTTGGCTTACAAACTTTCaatcccacctaaaacaaaattcaccagccaccactgattatgatgcattctcatttcaggcaaagtataagacaatacttccTTAACGgcataattgtaaccaggaataagttttcaagtaacaatattcaaatagaaaccccgtttccatatgagttgggaaattgtgttagatgtaaatataaacggaatacaatgatttgcaaatccttttcaacccatatttaattgaatgcactacaaagacaagatatttgatgtttaaactcattaactttattttttttttgcaaaaaataatcaacttagaatttcatggctgcaacatttgccaaagtagttgggaaatggcatgttcaccactgtgttacatcaccttttcttttaacaacactcagtaatttgtaaaccaaataaattaattgttgaagccttcaaagtggaattctttcccattcttgttttatgtagagcttcagtcgttcaacagtccggggtctccgctgtcgtattttacgcttcataatgctccacacattttcaatgggagacaggtctggactgcaggcggg
The window above is part of the Nerophis ophidion isolate RoL-2023_Sa linkage group LG04, RoL_Noph_v1.0, whole genome shotgun sequence genome. Proteins encoded here:
- the stoml3b gene encoding stomatin (EPB72)-like 3b, coding for MEMEDQMESQKRREASKDTLISDQTGSLGCAGWFIVILVGLFTICLFPITIWFCLKIVQEYERAVIFRLGRITDRKAKGPGIFFILPCTDSFLKVDLRTVSFDIPPQEILTKDSVTVSVDGVVYFRVSDPIASVANVSNADFATRLLAQTTLRNVLGTKNLAEVLSDREGIAHSMQSNLDEATDNWGIKVERVEIKDVKLPHQLQRAMAAEAEAAREARAKVIAAEGEMNASRALKEASLVIAESPSALQLRYLQTLNTIAAEKNSTIIFPLPMDIISHFMRK